From the genome of Natrinema marinum:
TCGTTCTCATCGATGCCGGTCCCGAGGGGACCGTCGGCTCCCTCGAGACACACCTGACGAGTCTGGGATACGAACTCACCGACATCTGGCTGGTGGTCCTCACGCACCACGACGGAGATCACGTCGGCGGTCTGGCGGAACTGCTCGAGCGCGTCGATGCGGTCGTCGCGACCCACCGCGAGGAAGCGCCGTACGTCTCGGGCGAGCGCGATCCGATCAAGGGCGACGGGGATCGCTATCCGCCGGTCGGCGTCGACCTCGAGCTGGTCGACGGGGTTCGGATCCCGACCCTCGGTGGCCCGATGGAGGTCGTCGCGACGCCCGGCCACGCGCCGGGTCACGTCTCGTTGTACTTCCCGGAAGGGAACCTCCTGATCGCCGGCGACGCGCTCGTTGCGGACGTCGGTGAGGGAACCGACGGTGACGGACCGCTCGATGGACCGAAACCGCACTTCACGCCCGACATGGACCGTGCCACAGAGTCGGTCGGCTCGCTGGCCGCACTCGAGGTCGATCACACGCTGTGTTATCACGGTGGATACGTCGACCAGGGGTCCGAACGGATTCGAGAGATCTACGAACGGCTTCGGGAGTGAGCCGCGAAGGGGACCGAAGCGGAATTCTCATCGGTCTCGAATCCCAATCGCCGATCAATGCGTCTCGAACTCCGCGTCTGTCAGCACTGTCTCGATGGCGATCACGGCAACGAACAGCGGACGGCGCTTCTCAACGATATGGTCAACTGCGCCGAGCAGATCAAGAAACACAAGGAAGTCATCGATCTCGACGAGGTGCACATCCGCCGTGTCCGGGACGACGAGCCTGGGAAACCGGCAGCGCTACCGGTCGTTTCGGCGACGATCCAGAACGACCAGATCGTGCTGAACGACACGCAACTCGTCGCCGAAGGACAGGACGGGAACATGCTGCTCTACGCCAACCCCGACGACGTGCTGACGGTGCTCGCGGGGAACTTAGACGAGATCAGTAAGGCCGTCACCGAAGACGTGACCGTCGATCTCTCGCCGATCGGTGCCGAGATCGTCTCCGAGGCCGATCTGGGAGCGAACCGGGACGACGAGCCGCGCTAACGGCGTCGGTCGGCCGTCGATTACGTCGCCGGTCGCTTGATCACGCCGTACTGGTCACCGAGTACCTCGATCGCCGTCAGCGCGAATCCGATGAGCAGCGGGCCGACGGACAGGCCGATCGGACCGAGGAGGGAAGAGCCGCCCAGAATACCGACGAAGATGACCGCCGAGTGGAGGTCCGAGCCGCGATCGATCACCATCGCTCGCAGATAGTCGTCGGTCACGGCGACGGACGTGAGCTCCCAGATGATGAACGCTAGGGCCATCATCGCTCCCGTCAGCAGGGCAATCTCGGGCACGCCGGTCACGAAAAGGGCGACGCCCGCGAGGTCCCCCTGCACGAACGCGACGAGGACGTGAGCCGTGAGAATCGCCCACGCCATGTCGTTCGTCGCGGTCACCAGTTCGTCGTTCACGCCCGGCGGGAGCGGCGTGCTCTGCCGTATCCAGTCGAACTCCCGCGGCGAAAGGCGTTCGGGATGGTAATGCCGGAGTCGCGACTAGGGGCTCGTGAGGGGGTCGAATCGGCGAAAAACGGGTCGCCGTTAGATCCGGCCGACGTTCTCGACGCCGACGCTTTCGACACCGTCGACATCAGCGAAGTTCTCCTCGACGGTCTCCGTCCCGCCCGCGCCGTCGGGGACGATCACGGTCGGGTAGAGGGCGACGAGCCCGAACGCGACCTCGTCGCGTTCGACGCCGTTGATCTTCGCGCCCTCGGGGAGGGCGCTCTCGAGGCGCTCTTGGAGCGCGTCGAGGTCGATATCGGGGCTGTCCGGCATGACCTTGATTTTGGCAGCGACTTTTCCCATAGTGGACCTTATGGACCGGTGAATCCGCAGTCGGGACACTCGTAGAGGTTGCTCTGCTTGCGGCATTTGGCACAGCGGTAGATCTGCTGGCCGCAGTCGGGACACTTGAACGCCGCGGCGTTCGTACCCGCGATGTTGAGCCCACAGGAGACGCAGGAGCGCGTCTCTCGGTCGTCGGTCGTACTCATACACCCTCCTTCCCGCCCGCCGTTTTTAACGGTTGTCTTTCGACCGCTCCCGATCGATCGCCCGTCGGCGGGAAACGATGGCAGACCCCTTCGGCGTCGATCGGCTCCGACTAGCGCGTTTTCAGAGCCGGAAAACGCGCTGCCGGATACTTATTACTCGGGACCGACGGTGAAAACGAGGTTCGGTGGTCGACGCCCGCTCGAACCTCTGCCTCTGACATCCTTCGCGGAACTCAACATTCAACACCGTGCCGTCCCTACCTCGAGTGAATGCGCCTCGACGACTACATCGAGGAGTTAGAGCCCGACGAGGAGGCCGAACGGCGCCGCCTCGCTAAGGAGAAGTCCTACGCGATCACGGACCACTTAGCGGAGTTCGAACAACGGTTCGACGACGCGCTGAGCGGCGACACCCTCGTCGGCTCGACCTCGCCGTCGATCTTCGTCGGGCGGTCGAACTATCCGGATATCCCCGTCGGACTGCTCTCGCCCGTCGGCGACGAGGACGCCGCCGAGGAGTACGTCACCGACGGCGACTGGTACCGGCAGGGGTACGCCATCGACGACGTGCTCCAGCGCCGGACGGGCCTGCTGAACTCGAGCAAGCGCGCCAACGTCGACTCGCCCTCGATTGCGAGCCGACTGACGCCGAACGTCCACGACGCCTGGGACGGCTTCGTCGGCGTCCAGCGCGAGGTCGCCATCGCAGACCGGCCGGTCGATCTCGAGATCGGACTGGACGACACGCCGGATCTCGGCCTCGATACCGGCACCGACGTGGCGACGCCGCGGGGACCCCGCGCGAACGCTCGGAACGCGGACCTCACTGAGAACCCCCACGTCCCCCGACCGGTCAAGAAGACCTTAGAAGATGACGACTGGCAGGCCGAGGGGGCGATGACCTACCTCTACCGGCGCGGCTTCGACGTCTACGAGATCAACTCGATCCTCTCGGCGGGGGCGCTCGGGCAGACGAAACAGCGCCGACTCGTCCCGACGCGGTGGTCGATTACCGCGGTCGACGATACGGTCGGCAAGTACCTGCGCGGGCGCATCCGAAACGCGCCCAGCATCGACGAGGTGCAGGTGTGGGCCAACGAGTACGTGGGCAACCGCTACTGGATCGTCCTCGCGCCCGGCAACTGGGAGTTCGAACTCGTCGAGATGAAAGCGCCCGGCAGCATCTGGAACCCCGACCCCGAGGACAACGTCTGGATGGCCAGCGCCTCGGAGGGGTACGAGGGGCGCTCGAGCTACGTCGAAGAGACCGCGGGCGCTTACTACGCAGCGCGACTGGGCGTCCTGGAGCATCTCGAGTCGATCGGTCGACAGGCGAAGTGTCTTGTCCTGCGGGAAGTCTCCGACGACTACTGGGCCCCTGTCGGCGTCTGGCAGGTCCGCGAGAGCGTCCGCAACGCCTTCGACGGCGAGTACGGCGAAGCGGAGACCTTCCACGAGGCGGTCGCGGAGGTGGTGACGCAGTTGCCGGTCTCCCACGCGCGGCTCCGGCGGAAGTCGGAGCTCGCGGCCGGCCTCCAATCGAATCTCAGCGCGTTTTTGCGATCGAACTGAGACCGGCGGCCGGCGCGACGAGCGTCGCCCTATCGCTCCGTTTCGACGAGCGTCGCCTCCCGATCGACTGCAGCCGGGTCCGGGTCGTTCTCCGGTGGGGCCCCCTTGAGGTCGTTCGCGACCGTCAGCACGGCTTTGAAACTCGCGAAGACGACGGGGCCGACGAACAGGCCGAGCACGCCGAACAGGTAGATGCCGCCGATGACGCCGACCAGGGCGACCGCCGGATGGAGACCGGAGCCTCGATCGACGAGGAGCGCCCGTAGGTAGTTGTCGACGACCGCGAGAACGACGATCCCGTACCCCAATAGGAGCGAGCCGCGAACGAGTCCGCTCGCGGTCGCGTGTGCGACCGTGACCGGTCCCCAGACGAGCCAGACGCCGACCGTGGGGAGAAACGAGACGAGGACGAGGATCACCGCCAGCGTGGTCGCGTACGGAACGCCCAGCAGCGCCAGCCCGACGCCGCCGAGGACGCCCTGTACGACCGCAACGAAGACGTGGCTGCGGAGGACCGCCCAGGTGACGGTGTGAATCTCGTCGAGCAACCCGTCGAGCACGCGACGCTCGAGCGGCGCGACCGTTCGGAGCCAGTCGACGACGGCCGGCCCGTCGACGAGCAGGTAGTACAGCAAGAAGACGAAGACGATCGCGCCGATCGCCGCGTCGATACCCGCCGACACGATGCCGACGGTCCGAGCGAACGTCAGTTCGGCGGCGCTCGAGAACGCGCCCTCGATTTCCGACCGCACGACGGTCTCGAGGACGGCGACGGAGTCCTCGCCCAGCCCGAGTTCGGTCCGCGCGAGTTCGCGGCCGTACGCGGTGATCCGCTCGCCGTCGAACGACGCGACGGTCGAGGCCGTCGTCCGGAGCACGACCAGCGACACGAGCAACAGCGGAACAACGCCAGCGACGAGCGCGACCCCGACCAGCGCGAGGCCGGCGACCCGCGAGCCGAGTTGGGGGACCAGGCGCTCGTAGGCCGGTCGGAGGACGACCGCGAGCAGGCACGCCGCCAGGGCGTACTCGAGCACCGGCAGGACGACCAGTCCGGCGAGCACGCCGAGTACGCAGACGAGGAGGGCGAAAACCGCCGTCCGCGCGTCCATATGTCATCCACTCTATTCGAACGTATAAGTGTTGATATACGTGACTGTATCCGGGGCCGAAAGGACGACGGGCGTCGCGCGTGGAACAGCGCGATACGATTAGAGGTTCTCGTATGCCTCAGTGACCAACGCGCCCGTCTCGTCGACGATCTCCTGCCAGTTCTCGTCGTCGGGCGCGATGCCGAGCAGCCGCGCGATCTTCATGATCGAGACGTGGTAGACGACCTGTCGGCCGGGTGCTTCCTCCCAGATGACGACGTTGCAGGGGAACAGCGCCCCCATCTCGTCGGTCACGTCGAGCACTCGATCCGCGATCGCCGGATTGCAGGCGCCCAGGACGTAGTAGGGGTCGCGGTCGGCGTCGACCTTCTCGTTGAGCAACTCAGACGGTGAGAACTCGGCCGGGACGCCGAAGCCGACCTCGGTGAACACCTCGCGCGTGTGCTCGATGGCGTCCTCGTGGTCCATCTCGAGAACCGCGCGGTGTTCCCCGTAGTCTTCCGGATCGATCTGCGTCGGGTCGATGGGCAGCGTCATGCACGACGGTTGGTCGTCCGGTCCCTTATATCTCGCTGGCGGCGTCGCGATGCGGTCACTCCCCGGCGCACGATAGCGGTAGTAGGGGGCTATAACGGTATTGGGAGCCACTCCAGATATCGCAGCAGTCGCGTCGGATCGAACAGCGGCTCGTGTAACACCAGCCAGTCGAGGAGGACGAGGCCGCCGCCGTGGGCCAGCACCGACGGCAGAATGGAATCCGATTTGTAGTCGACGGCGCCGAAGAGGACATCCGTCGGTCCCGACAGCAGGAACTCGACCGGCGGCTTCCCGGAGTGGTGGAGCATGTAGACGACTGGGCTGATGAAGACCGCGCCGAAGCCGATCTCTCGGACGCCGACGCAGAGCAGCCCGCGGTAGTAGGTCTCCGCGGCCAGTGCGAGCACCATGAGTTTGATCGCGTGCGGAACGAACGCGCTCGGCGCAGCGGAAGTCTCCCAAATCGGATAGAACGCGCGGATCGTCGGGAACGTCGAGCCGACGAGATAGAACGGGAGCACGAACAGCGCGAGCAAGACCGTATTCCGAAGCGCGAGCCGATCGACGCGCCAGCCGATGCGCCGGCCGTGGGAGAGTCCCAGCGCGAGCGGGCCGGCGATCAACAGCACGATATCGATGACGACTCGCCGGTTGAACTCGGTCGGGACGAGCTGGGTCCAGACCAGCGCGATGACGGCCCCGACGAGTAACGACTTCTGTACCCAGGTCAGTCCCGGCAGGCGTCGATACCAGCTGCTGTCGCGGTGATCCGACTCGGAGGCCACAGTGTTACTCGTCGGCCGTCGGAACCGGCCCGGTACCGATCACGTCACGAACGTGGCGTTCGAACTCCTGATGGCGTTGGAAGTACGTCTCGTCGACCGACTCGAGAACGTCGGACAGTTCGCGGGGGCCATCAGGCGTCCGGATGATCGCGTCGCCCTCGAGGCGGTCGACTTCGCTCTTCTCTTTCGGCCAGGTCAGTCGCGAACTCACGCGGGCGAGCGGCGCGCCTTCGACGCGAGTTCGCTCGCCGAGTGCGACCGCCGGCTCTGCCTCGTCGTCCTCGTCGCTCATGAGCGTTCGTTTGCGAGGGCGGCGATTCAACCTTTCGTTTCGGGTGATCGATCCGCGATCCGCCCTCGAGCCCGTCGCCGAACGGCAGCTACCAATAAGTATTTGTTGTCCTACACGTGTCTGACGTATCGTTTTGTGGTGGGGTACCGAACATTCCCGTATGACAAGCCTGACGGAGGTCTACGACGGGACCGCTCGGGGGGTGACGAGTCGTCGACTGTACGCGGGAACGACGCTCGTCCTGTTCGGGGCGCTCCTGGCCGTCGTGGCCGTCCTCATCGCGACGACCGACCTCTTCGGCGGCTACGCGGTCGATCTCTCAGGAGATCTGGCCGCCCAGTTCGCGACCGTCCGTGCCGCGGGGGTTTTGGCCGGACTCAGCGTCCCGACCATTCTCGTCGGGGTTTTCGTCGTCCTTCCAGCCGGCCGTCGGGTCCGGGCCGCCGCGGTTATCAGTGCGAGTCTCTGCCTGTTCGGGGTCGCCCTCTTCTGGCACGCTTACCCCCACCAGTGGCGGTACGGCAGCGATCAACTGACCCTCGAGGTCTCCGCGGTCTACCTGCTCGGACTGCTGGCCGCGGTCTGGTGTCTGTTCGCCGCCGTCGCGACGTTCAAGCGGCGCAACGACCCCGGTGGGAACCTCGAGATGAACGTCACTCGCCACAACCAGACCGTCCTTGAGGTCGAGGACTCGAACGACTCGTACGGTCTCGGCGGCATCGGGTTCTTCGGCGGGACCCCCGACGGAGATGTCGACACGCAGACCAACGCGGACTCGAGCGATCACCGCTCCACGCCGTCGGCCGGCGGTCGAACCGCGGGCTCTGCTCCCGGCCGGCGCATCGGCACCGCGACCAGCGACGGCGGTTCCGCCACGACGGACATCTCCTCGCCGCTCGATGCCGGCGACGGTCGCGACGCCGAAATCGTCGAGTCGCCGACCGAGCGACCGGACGCACCCACGGATCGCTACTGTGGCAACTGCGCTCACTTCGAGTACGTCCGCTCCTCGGACGGCATGGTGCCCTACTGTGCCCGTCACGAGACGGCGATGGACGACATGGACGCCTGCGAGGAGTGGACGCCGAACCGTCGACACCGATAACGGTCATCTCGCGGGTGCCACCGGTTCTAACCGACGCTTGGAACCGAGATAATCACTGCATACCTAAGTGGATTCTCGGTGCTGGCTAGCACGGGACCGAGAGATGGGGAAGGAACTATTCCGTGGCCGATACGTCTGGTCGAGTACGACGCCGACGGTCGCCATCGTCAACGCGATCGCCGGCATCGAAAACGTCGAATCGACCGAGCTCCCGGCAACACTCGACACGCACCTGTACGATCACGTGGATCCGGAAGCGCTCGATACACTCGTCACGACCAGTTCGGATCCCGAACTGTCCTTCGTCGTCGACGACTACCGCGTCGAAATCGACGGGAATCAGCTCTCGATCACGCCCGACGCGGATCGATAATCGAGATCCCGTCGCTCCGGCCTGGCCGTCGTTTACGGCCCAGTTACGGGCGGTGACGATCAGATGCCGAGTAATTGCCGGCCGAGCTCGAAGCCCCGCTGTGGAAACTCGAGTGCGATCATGCCGGCGAGCAGCAACTCCCCGCCCGTGACGACCACCATCATGAGGTCGGCGCGTTTACTGCTGACCGCGACCCCGATCGGCAGCCCGAACTCCTTCTTCCAGACCGGATAGAAGAGCGCGATCCCGCGCTTGCTCCCCGCGACATCGAGGATGTAGTGGGTCAACACGCCGATCCAGACGTACTCGAGGTTTCCGAAGACGTACGGGAACGCGACGAAGCCGACCAGAATCGGGAGGTTGTGCAGCGTCTTCCGGTGTCTTCCGAACGCCGTGTCGACGTCGGGAAAGAGCGCACCCAGCGTGACGGGCACGCCGATCATGACGATCGTCCTGAACGTCTCGAGATCTCCCGCCGGCTCGAGCAGATAGCCAAGCCCGATGCTCAACAGAACGGCATTCAGCACGTGTCCCTTCTTGTTCATCTACCCGACCCTGAGGCACCGATCCGGGAATAGTTTTCTCTCGCGAAAGTCAGTGTTCGGCGAGTGTAACGGGGCCGAACAGTAATGGGGTGCGGGCGGCATGGCTTCGCGGTTTGCGGACGATATCAGCGCGAGTCGAGTTCGGCGAGCAGATCCTCGAGGGCCTGATCGACCGTCTTGGCGCGAACGGCCGCGCGGTCGCCGTCGAACTCGTAACGGGAGACGGTCGCGTACGACTCCTCGCTCCCCCAAGGAGCGGCGTACGCGACGCCGATATAGACGGTCCCGACGGGCGTCTCTTCGTCCCCGCCGGTGGGGCCGGCGACCCCAGTCGTCGAGACCCCCCACGTCACATCCGCGACATCGCGGACTCCCCGGGCCATCTCGCGGGCGACCGGTTCGGAGACCGCGCCGTGTTCGTCCAGCGCCTCGCGGCTGACCCCGAGGTGGCGGCGCTTCGCGTCGTAGGCGTACGTCGCGAGCCCGGCGTCGAAGAAGTCGCTCGCGCCGGGTATCGCGGTGATCGCCGCGCCGATCAGCCCACCGGTACAGGATTCGGCGACGGCAAGCGTCTCCTCGGCGTCTCGGAGGGCGTCGCCGACGTCCATCGGCAGATCGCGGTCGATGTCGTCGTTCTGTCGCATGGCTCGAGAAACGATCCGGTGGGTTGTCAAATCGTCGGGAGGCACGGTTCGCTGTAATTCTGATGTAGAGTTATTAAATATATCTAATTATAGTAATTGTTTTATTTATTCAACCAAGGGTTTAGCAAGGACATCAATGGAAGGAATCGGAAGAGTCTCGAGACGGTCGGTGATCAAAGGAATCGCCAGCGGCAGTGCCATCGGTGGAAGTATCGGGACCGTCAGTGCGAGCGATCGTACGGTACCGGATGACAACGAGGTTTATATCGTCCTCGGCGGTGGTCCCGGACTCCGTTCGCGACTCGCGAGCGTCGGGTTCGAAGTACTCCACGAACTGGCAGACGGGGCGGTCTTCATCGTTCGAGGACCGAAAGCGAAGCGCGACGAACTTCGATCGATGGCGACCGTTACGGACGCCGTCGCGAACGAAACGTACGTCTTCGATGACATCGAACAGAGCGAAGGCCAGGAGGTACGGGGAGACGACCCGCTAGCCGAGAAACAGTGGAACCAGCAACTCGTTCGGGCGGACGTAGCACACGAGCGAGCGACGGGTGAGGGAACGACGATTGCGGTCATTGACTCCGGCGTCAGTTTCGACCATCCGGATCTAGCGCCCCGGATCGACACCGAGCGAAGTCGACTCGTTCGGAACGCGCACGTACACAGTGGAACCGATCGAGTACGAACGGCAACGAAACCCGGACAGATACTGAAGCCGACCGAGCAGATCAGACGGCCCGTCGCCGCCGACGTCGATGGACACGGATCCCACGTCGCCGGTATCGCCGTTGCACCGCGTAACGACTCCGGAATCATCGGAATGGCTCCGGATGCATCGGTCGTTTCGCTACGGACGATGTATTTCGATCCCGTCTACTCCTACGGCGGGACTACCTATAGCCAACTGATCGGAACGCTGGCGGACATGCTCATCGCGATCGATTACGCCGCCGACATCGGCGTTGACGTGATAAACGCTAGCATCCGAGGAATCCGACCGAACGACAGCCGTGCGTACGCTGCGGTCCGCCGCGTCGTACAGTACGCAATGCAGCGAGGGGTCGTGGTCGTGGCCGCTGCCGGTAACAGAGGTGTTAATGTCGATCGAGAGTCCGCATATGTTCTCCCAGCGGAAACCCCCGGAACGGTCACCGTCGCAGCGACCGGGCCGTCCGATAAACGCAGTTTCTACTCGAATTACGGGAACGGAACGGTTGATGTCGCTGCCCCCGGGGGCGGTTACGAGACACGAGCGAAAACGTGGACGACAGATTCGGAGGTTGTCGAGTATCCGTCGCCGACGAACTACGTCCTCTCGACGGTTCCCGAATCGATCTACGGGAAACGGTACCTGTACAAACCCGGAACGTCCATGGCAGCACCACAGGTCGCGGGACTCGCCTGTCTACTCCGTGAACTCGCGCCCGGTCTCCACCCGCGACGCGTGCGACAAGCGATCGCACAGGGCGCAGTCGACCTTTCGGGAGACTATACCGACGGCCTCGGAACCGGTCGAATTGACGCACCAGCTGCGATAAAACGGATTTCCGACCGGCTCTAGCGTCCTCCTGACGGAGAGCAGTGAGGTGTTCGGTTTCGGACCGAATTAGGCCGATCCGGGAACGGATAGGAAGAGCGAAAGGACCCCCGCTGTATACCGTCACCCATGAACTACGAGACGCCGCTGTTCTTCCGCGTCATGGAGTACGCGGACGCGGCGGACCGCGACGTCGTCGACATGGTCAGCGGCAACCCCGACTGGGAGCCGCCCGAGGCGCTGCGGGAGGGCCTGCGCGAGTACGCCGACCTCGAGCCGGATCGCTTCCAGTATCCGCCAAGCGAGGGGCTGCTCGAGTTGCGAGAGGAGATCGCCGCCCGCCGCGGCGTCGACGCCGAGCAGGTCGTGGTCACGAACGGCACGGGCGAAGCGAACTACCTCGCGATGGCGCGGGCGTTAGAGCGCGACCGCGGCGACGAGGTCCTGCTGACCGATCCCGTCTACCCCTACTATCCGGGGAAGACGACGATGCTGCGCGGCAGGCAGTCGTACGTCGAGACGGACGAAAGCGGGCAACTCGATCCCGAGGCCGTCCGCGCGGCCGCCAGCGCGGAGACAGCCGCGATCGTGGTGAACACGCCGAACAACCCCACGGGAACGGTTTACGCCGCCGAGACGATGCGGGAACTCGTGGCCATCGCCGAGGAGTACGACGCCATCCTGATCAGCGACGAGGTGTACGACCACTACGACCTCTCCGGGCGGTTCGCGAGCGCGCTCGAGACCGAGTCCGCGCATCGAGTCGTCACCAATGCGTTCTCGAAGTCGATGGCGATCACCGGCGTCCGCGTGGGCTATGCGATCTTCCCGTCGGAACTCGTCGATGCAGCCAAGAGCCGCCACATGCTGGTCAACGTCGCGACCACCCGGCCCGGCCAGTACGCCGTCCTGAAGGCGCTCCGCGAGACGCCGCCCGAGTACCACGAGCGCAACCGCCAGCGGCTCCGCGAGCGTGTCGCGACGTTCACCGACGCGCTCGAGGCCGCAGGAGCCGAATACACCACGCCGAGTGGCTCGTTCTACGTGATGGCCCGCTTCGACGGCTATCCCGGGACTCTCGAGAACGTCGAGCGGCTGATCGACGAGGCCGGCGTTGCGGGGATGCCCGGCGAGGCCTTCGGCGACTCGCGGGCCGACTGGCTGCGGTTCGCGCTCGTCACGCCGCGGGTCGAGGAGGCAGCCGAGCGGTTAGCGGCGTTCTTCGATTGAACCGCCGTCCAACTCGGGCGCGAGCGCGCGGATCGTCACGACCGGTTGACAGTCCGGCCACAACACAGATGTGAGGCGACTGCCGACCCGAAGAGAGATGCTGCTCGAGGCTGTCGTCGTCGCGTTCGTCTTGACGCAGGCGGGCTATTTCGTCGTCAACTGCGGCTTGCTGACGCTGTTCGTCCGCCGACCCGTAGCGGAGATCGACGACACGACGCTCGCCCGCCTGGTCGCGGCGGCCGACGCCGAGAGCGCCGGTCGGTCGCGGCGAGTCGAAGCTGACGGCGGCCGTCGTCTGGCCGCCGTCGGACCAGCCGCGGCCGATACCCACCGCGGAGGATTACCGCCTACGAACGCGGAGTGTCGGCTTCCGCCGTCTCACGTCCGTCGGATCCGCGTCCTCGTTCCGATCTATCGCGAACGCTGGGAGACCCTATCGGAGACGCTCGAGAACGTCGCGGCCCAGCGGTACCCGACCGAGTACGTCTCGGTCGTCGTGATCTACGAGCCGACGGATACGACCGTCGCGGAACTGCGCGAGGCGTTCGCGGCGGCTCGGACCGACGCGCTCGACGGCGAGTTCGTCGCGGTCGACCACGACGCGCTCGCGGCCGATCGATCGCCGGGCGAGTGGTCGTTCGACGGCGTCGGCGTGCCGCGGACGAAAGCCGCCGCGCTCACCTACGCGTTCACGACCGGCTCGTTCGCGGGCGACGATATCATCACCGTCTTCGACTCGGACACGCAGGTTCCGCTCGACACGTTCGAGCTCGCCGTCGCCGGCCTCGCAGAGTACGACATCGTCCAGACCAAGCAGACGGTTCGAAACGTCGACGAGGGCGTGCTCCCCTTGCTCGAGTCGATGGGGATCGCGGCCTGGTCGGACATCGTCTACGCCAACTCGACCGACGGGCCGTATCAGCTCCTCGGGAAGGCCTATTTCACCGAAGCGCGGGTACTCTACGACATCGATCGGTGGCAACTCGACGCGGTGACCGAGGACATGGCGCTCGGGGTCGCGGCCCATCGAAAGGGGTACACGCTCGGCGTTATTGACCGGTACGTGCAGGACCTCTGTCCCACGACGTTCGACGCGTGGGTCCGACAGAAGCGCCGCTGGGTCCGCGGCCCGTATCGCCACCTGTTGACGCCGGGCTGGTCGGGCTTGGATCGCGGCCGCTTCTGGGCGGGGACGGTGGTGACGCAGCTACTATCGGTGACGAACGTCGTCGGGGTTCCGACCGGAGTCGTCGTCTTCGCCCTGACCGTCGCAGGTAGCACGGCATCGGTCGTGCCCGGGTACCTGCTGCCCATCGTGCTGTTCAACGCCGCCGTTTGGGCCTACTACAGCTGGCGCTCTTACCGGGCCGCCTGGGACGGCGTCGTCTTCGAGAGCCGCTGGGAACGCCTCGCCTACTCGGTGCTGTCGAACCCGTTCTCGCAGGCAGTCTACGCGACCCTGTGGGCCGTCCCGATCGCGCTGGCCGTCGCCGACGCCGTCCGCGGCGTCGCTCCGTCGTTCACCGTGACGCCGAAGCGCTAGCGTCGGCGGACGACCGACGCGAACGGCGCTCGAGGCCGATCGGCAGGGCAGCTTCGACGAGCCGAGACCGACGAATACTCGTGACAGGACGGGGAACCGTGGCGTATGAGCGGCATCGACGTCGAACCGATCGACGAGGACGAGGAAGCACCAAGGGACAGCGACGACGGCGTCTCCACCATCGAGGTGACGCCGACCGATTCGGTCGACGAGACCGGAGAGCGCGAGACGATCGACGTCGAGCCGTCCGAAGAGCCGATCGACGGCCCCGAGTACGTCCTCTACGGCGGGAAGGGTGGCGTCGGAAAGACGACGATGGCCGCCGCCACCGCGCTCGACAGCGCCCGCGCTGGAACGCCGACGCTGGTCGTCTCGACCGACCCAGCTCACTCGCTCTCGGACACGTTCGAGACGGAGATTCCCGCCGAGCCGGGTCGTATCCGCGACGACATCCCGCTCTACGCGGCCGAGATCGATCCCGAGGCCGCGCTCGAGCGAGGAGAGGTACCCTTCGGCGGCGCGGGAACCGGCGAAGACGATCCGTTCGGCGGAGACGAGGGCGGCAGCG
Proteins encoded in this window:
- a CDS encoding DUF5789 family protein translates to MSDEDDEAEPAVALGERTRVEGAPLARVSSRLTWPKEKSEVDRLEGDAIIRTPDGPRELSDVLESVDETYFQRHQEFERHVRDVIGTGPVPTADE
- a CDS encoding DUF7139 domain-containing protein; the protein is MTSLTEVYDGTARGVTSRRLYAGTTLVLFGALLAVVAVLIATTDLFGGYAVDLSGDLAAQFATVRAAGVLAGLSVPTILVGVFVVLPAGRRVRAAAVISASLCLFGVALFWHAYPHQWRYGSDQLTLEVSAVYLLGLLAAVWCLFAAVATFKRRNDPGGNLEMNVTRHNQTVLEVEDSNDSYGLGGIGFFGGTPDGDVDTQTNADSSDHRSTPSAGGRTAGSAPGRRIGTATSDGGSATTDISSPLDAGDGRDAEIVESPTERPDAPTDRYCGNCAHFEYVRSSDGMVPYCARHETAMDDMDACEEWTPNRRHR
- a CDS encoding HalOD1 output domain-containing protein: MGKELFRGRYVWSSTTPTVAIVNAIAGIENVESTELPATLDTHLYDHVDPEALDTLVTTSSDPELSFVVDDYRVEIDGNQLSITPDADR
- a CDS encoding metal-dependent hydrolase: MNKKGHVLNAVLLSIGLGYLLEPAGDLETFRTIVMIGVPVTLGALFPDVDTAFGRHRKTLHNLPILVGFVAFPYVFGNLEYVWIGVLTHYILDVAGSKRGIALFYPVWKKEFGLPIGVAVSSKRADLMMVVVTGGELLLAGMIALEFPQRGFELGRQLLGI
- a CDS encoding CinA family protein codes for the protein MRQNDDIDRDLPMDVGDALRDAEETLAVAESCTGGLIGAAITAIPGASDFFDAGLATYAYDAKRRHLGVSREALDEHGAVSEPVAREMARGVRDVADVTWGVSTTGVAGPTGGDEETPVGTVYIGVAYAAPWGSEESYATVSRYEFDGDRAAVRAKTVDQALEDLLAELDSR
- a CDS encoding S8 family serine peptidase, whose translation is MARETIRWVVKSSGGTVRCNSDVELLNISNYSNCFIYSTKGLARTSMEGIGRVSRRSVIKGIASGSAIGGSIGTVSASDRTVPDDNEVYIVLGGGPGLRSRLASVGFEVLHELADGAVFIVRGPKAKRDELRSMATVTDAVANETYVFDDIEQSEGQEVRGDDPLAEKQWNQQLVRADVAHERATGEGTTIAVIDSGVSFDHPDLAPRIDTERSRLVRNAHVHSGTDRVRTATKPGQILKPTEQIRRPVAADVDGHGSHVAGIAVAPRNDSGIIGMAPDASVVSLRTMYFDPVYSYGGTTYSQLIGTLADMLIAIDYAADIGVDVINASIRGIRPNDSRAYAAVRRVVQYAMQRGVVVVAAAGNRGVNVDRESAYVLPAETPGTVTVAATGPSDKRSFYSNYGNGTVDVAAPGGGYETRAKTWTTDSEVVEYPSPTNYVLSTVPESIYGKRYLYKPGTSMAAPQVAGLACLLRELAPGLHPRRVRQAIAQGAVDLSGDYTDGLGTGRIDAPAAIKRISDRL
- a CDS encoding pyridoxal phosphate-dependent aminotransferase yields the protein MNYETPLFFRVMEYADAADRDVVDMVSGNPDWEPPEALREGLREYADLEPDRFQYPPSEGLLELREEIAARRGVDAEQVVVTNGTGEANYLAMARALERDRGDEVLLTDPVYPYYPGKTTMLRGRQSYVETDESGQLDPEAVRAAASAETAAIVVNTPNNPTGTVYAAETMRELVAIAEEYDAILISDEVYDHYDLSGRFASALETESAHRVVTNAFSKSMAITGVRVGYAIFPSELVDAAKSRHMLVNVATTRPGQYAVLKALRETPPEYHERNRQRLRERVATFTDALEAAGAEYTTPSGSFYVMARFDGYPGTLENVERLIDEAGVAGMPGEAFGDSRADWLRFALVTPRVEEAAERLAAFFD